Genomic DNA from Luteimonas viscosa:
GGGACGCATCAGAATGTTCATGGCAATTCCTCGTTCAGTGGATGCCTTGATCGGCGTCGCTTTCCTGCCTGACTTGGGCAGGTCGGTGTAGCGTCGAGGCCGAATCCGGTCGATTGCGCGGGTGGTACGGGCGGCCGAACTCATTCGATGCGATGCCGGTGCGGGAACGGCCCTCCCGCATCGGGCAATGGTCCCCGCCATGCCAGGCTGCCTGCAGGCCTCGAGGGCCTTCGGGGACTGAGGCATGGCCACCCGGGTTGCGACGGTATTCATGACATCGCCGGCGCGGGCTCGGGGCGCTCGGCCGGCAAGGGGATGAACTCGGCATCGTCCGCATCGGGCAGTTTCATGCGACCCGCCTTCCAGTCCGCCGCGGCCTGCTCTAGCCTTTCCCTGGAGGAGGACACGAAATTCCAGTAGAGGAATCGCTCGCCGACCGGGTCCCCGCCGAGCAGCATCACCGACGAACGCTCCAGTGCCCATATCCAGGCGGGCCGCTCGTCCAGGACCAGCATCTTGCCGGCGCCGTAGGTGACGCCACGCAGCTCGACCGCGCCGCTTGCGATGTACACCGCACGCTCGCGATAGCCGCCCGGAATCTCCGTCGTTGCACCGCGCTCCATGTCCAGGTGCACGTAGAACTGCGGCGAATGGGTGACGACCCCTGAAGTCAGCCCATAGGCGCTTCCGGCGATGACCTGCCCGTGCACGCCGCCATCGCTCCACTGCGGCAGGTCGGCGCAGGCGTGGTGGGAGAAACTGGGCGCCGTTTCCTCGAACTCGACCGGCAACGCGACCCAGGCCTGGATGCCGTGCAGATGATCTCCATGGACGCGTGCGTGTTCGAATCGCTCGCTGTGGGTGATGCCGCGCCCGGCGGTCATCCAGTTGACCTCCTTCGGGCGGATCGCCTGCTCGTATCCCAGGCTGTCGCGATGCATGATCTCGCCGGAGAACAGGTAGGTCACCGTGGACAGGCCGATGTGCGGATGCGGCCGCACGTCGATCCTGCGATCCACGCCGGCCGGGACGTCCACGGGGCCGATATGGTCGAAGAAGATGTACGGGCCCACCATGCGGCGCTTCGGGAAAGGCAGCACGCGACCGACTTCCATGCCGCCACCGAGGCTGCGGCGCCGTTGTTCGATGATCAGTTCCACCATTTCGTATCTCCGTTCACGGGTCGTCTGCGACGCCCAGGCCTCATTGGAAGCGCGAGCCCTCACCGGGATCGAACATTGGGATGCCGGCCCGGGCGCCGGAAGCGGGCACTTCGTCCTGCAATACGTCCCAGTGCTCGGCGAGCTTGCCGCCCTCGATCCGGAACAGATCGATCACTACCTGCGGTCTGTCCGCCCAGCCGTGGATACGGCCGTGGATGGCGACCAAATCGCCTTCGGCAATGACCAGACCGGGCTCGTAGTGCACGGCTTCGGACAGGCCTGCCACCAGCGCCTGCAACGCGGCGCGGCCCTGCGGAATGCCGGGGTTGTGCTGAATATAATCGCGCGCGTAGAGACGTTCGACGGCCGATGCATCGCGGCGCTGGAACAGGGCGGTCATCGCCTCCAGAACCAGCGCCTTGTTGCGCCGGGGGCGATCGTCGAAGGCGACATCCGAAGGCCTTGTGATCGCGAAGGTTCCGGTCATCCGCAGGAGCGTGCCGTCGGGCAGCGTTGCGAAGGAATGGACCAGGCACCGATCGTAGTCCTGGATGTTGGCGACGGTCGCGCCGTCTTTTTCCTGCCAGCTGACGGCGAACAGGCTGTTGCCGAGCGGAAGGACGTGGATGTCGACGACCTCGGTCCGGGCCAGCGGCCCTTCCTTGATCTCGAACTTCAGTCGCGTCGTGGACAGCAGGGTCAGGCTGACCTGGAACTCGGGATAGGAGACATCCATTTCCAGTCCGACGGGAAAGCGGTCCAGCGACATTGCCATGTCCCTCTCTGTGCGGTGTTGGAGCCGAAAGGACTCCATCGAATGCCGGTGCGCGCCGGGTTGCCGATCGAAGCAGTGCATGCGCTCTGCTTCCGGTTGCATGACCGCGGCGCGCGATCATTCGATCGCGGACCGCACCTGTCGGGATCGTGGGCCGCGGAGGGCGCCGCCTGCGATGGATGGCGGTGCCCGAAGAGGCTCCGCCATCTTGACGAATGGTCAGCCCTTGGACGGCACCGGTGTGTTGAGCAGTTGCTGCTCCCACAGGTACGCGATGCCGCTGCCGGCCGCGTGCTGGAGCACCACATCGTTCAGGGCCATCGCGGTTTCGCTGCGCGCCCAGTCTCGCTGCCATTCGGACGCCAGCGCCAGCCAGGTCATGAGGTTGACGCCGGCCGCGGCCATGCGCTGGATCGCCACCTCGTGGGCCTCGACCGACGTCGCCCCCGAAGCATCGGTCACCACGGTCACGTCCCAGCCTTCGCCCGCGGCC
This window encodes:
- a CDS encoding pirin family protein, with the protein product MVELIIEQRRRSLGGGMEVGRVLPFPKRRMVGPYIFFDHIGPVDVPAGVDRRIDVRPHPHIGLSTVTYLFSGEIMHRDSLGYEQAIRPKEVNWMTAGRGITHSERFEHARVHGDHLHGIQAWVALPVEFEETAPSFSHHACADLPQWSDGGVHGQVIAGSAYGLTSGVVTHSPQFYVHLDMERGATTEIPGGYRERAVYIASGAVELRGVTYGAGKMLVLDERPAWIWALERSSVMLLGGDPVGERFLYWNFVSSSRERLEQAAADWKAGRMKLPDADDAEFIPLPAERPEPAPAMS
- a CDS encoding nuclear transport factor 2 family protein, coding for MSLDRFPVGLEMDVSYPEFQVSLTLLSTTRLKFEIKEGPLARTEVVDIHVLPLGNSLFAVSWQEKDGATVANIQDYDRCLVHSFATLPDGTLLRMTGTFAITRPSDVAFDDRPRRNKALVLEAMTALFQRRDASAVERLYARDYIQHNPGIPQGRAALQALVAGLSEAVHYEPGLVIAEGDLVAIHGRIHGWADRPQVVIDLFRIEGGKLAEHWDVLQDEVPASGARAGIPMFDPGEGSRFQ